The genome window CGGCCGTCGACTTTCCACAGCCGGATTCGCCGACGACACCGAACGTCTCCCCTTCCCGAATCTCGAACGTGATCCCGTCGACGGCCTTTACCCGGCCGATTTCGTCGTTCAACACGCCTCGAGTCATCGAGAAGTGTTTCCGAAGGGCGTCGACCTCGAGAAGTGGACGACCGGCGCTCATCGGTCACCTCCGGCGACCGGGCTCACGTCACGGTCGCCGCCGGGTTCGGGGAGGCCGTCGCTTCCCGGTTCCCAGTGGACACACGAGACGCGGTGCTCGGGCGAGCGGTCGTACATCGGCGGCTGTTCACCGACGGAACACTCCCCGTTTGCGTACGTACAGCGGTCGTGGAACCGACAGCCGTCGGGCGGGTCGATCGGACTCGGCAAGCTACCCGGAATCGGCTCGAGCGTCGACCGCCCCGGCAGGCACTCGAGTAGCGCCTGCGTGTACGGATGGGCAGGGGTCTCGAAGACGTCTTCGACGGTACCGACTTCCATCACCTTCCCCGCGTACATGACGACGACGCGGTCTGCGATTTCAGCGACGACGCCGAGATCGTGAGTGATAAAGACGATACTCACGTCGTACTCGTCTTGGAGGTTATCCAGGAGGTCGAGGATCTGTGCTTCGATCGTTACGTCGAGTGCCGTCGTCGGCTCGTCGGCGATCAAGAGGTCGGGCTCGCAGGCCAGCGCTATCGCAATCACGACGCGCTGTTTCATCCCGCCGGAAAACTCGTGTGGGTAGTCATCGACGCGAGTGGCGGCCTCCGGAATGCCGACGTCCTCGAGGAGATCGATGGCCCGCTGGCGGGCGTCGGCCTTCGAGACGTCGTGGTGGGCGGTGATGGCTTCTCGAATCTGGTATCCGACGGTGTAGACGGGATTGAGCGCCCCCTGTGGATTCTGGAAGACGTGACCGATTCGGCCGCCCCGGAGGGCTCGTAACTCGCCGTCAGACAGCGTGGTTACGTCCTCGCCGTCGAAGTACACCTCGCCGTCAGCGATTTCGCCGGGCGGCATCGGGATCAACTGGGTGATCGATTCGCTCGTTACTGACTTTCCGGACCCGCTTTCGCCGACGATACAGACGGTCTCGCCGCGGGCGACGTCGAAGCTCACGCCGTCGACCGCTTCGACGACGCCATCGTCGGTGTGAAAACGGGTTCGGAGGTTTCGGATCGAAAGGAGTGGTTCGTCGGTCATCGTCACTGGTGTCGGGGATCGAGCGCGTCTCGCAGCGCATCGCCAAGGAAGTTAAACGCCAGTACCGTCAGAAACAAGAACACGCCGGGAATCGTCGCGACCCACCAGGCGTTCTGGATGTCACTTCGTCCCTCCGAGATCGCCCGGCCCCAGGACCAGACGTTCGGATCGCCGAAGCCGAGGAACGCGAGCACCGCCTCATAGAGGATCAACGACGGGATCACGAGCGTCGCCGCCGTGATGATCGTATTCGAGACGTTCGGGACGAGATGCCGGGTGATGATCCAGCGCTCACTTGCGCCGACGTTCTTTGCGGCCTCGATGTACTGTTCTTCGTTGCGCTGGAGCGCCTCCGAACGCACTAGTCTCGAGGTCGCCGTCCACGTCGTGAATCCGAGGATCAGGATGATCGTGAACAGGTCGCCGCCGTAGAGATAGACGACGAAGAGGATCAGAAAGAACGTCGGGAACGTGAGCATGATGTCGACGAAGCGCATCAGGACCTCATCGACCCAGCCGCCGAAGTACGCAGCCGTTGTCCCCACCGCGCTCGCGAGTACGATGATGATGAGACAGCCGATAAGCCCAACCATCATGCTCACTCGAGCGCCGATGACGACGATCTGGAGGAGGTCCTCGCCGGACTGCATCGTGCCGAGCGGATGAGCCCACGTGCCGCCCTCGAGACCTGGAACGTACTGGTAGAACACCGGCGGTTCGTAGGCGTTCGCGACGTCGAGTTCCGGTCGACCGAAGACGAACGGACCGACCACCGCGAGCGCGAAGACGAACGCGAGAAAGAACAGGCTTGCCACGGCCGCCTTGTTCTTTTTCAGTTCCGTCCAGTAGTGTTTCGTCCGGCGCGGATTCCGATACAGTGGCACGACACCGTAGAAAAACAGGACCACGACGGTGAGGATGAACAGCCACTCGACGTTCCCCGGATTCGGAGCGAACTCGATCGGACCGAACTGGGCGTCGACGATCGGCTGGCGATGGCTCCCGAACAGGGAATCGAGGACCCATCCGGCGATGACTACTGCCACCGATAGGACCGTTGCGATGCGTATCGGCGTTAGTTCGAGGCCGCCCTCGTACTGTTCCCAGTCGACGTCTTCGAACCCGACGTCTGGCGTCGAATCCGGTTGCGTATCCGTACTCATTAGCGATCACCGAACTCGATCCGCGGGTCGAGAACCGTATAGCAGATATCCTGAACGAGGTTGCCGATGATCGCGATGAACACCGGAATCAACACCGTCGCCAACACGAGCGGCGTATCCTGCTGGATGATCGCCTCGTAGCTAACGAGACCAAGCCCAGGAATGCCGAAGATGTACTCGATCACGTAGCCGCCAGCGAACAACAGACCGAGGATGTCGCCGACCAGAATCGTGATCAACGGCACCATCGCGGGCCGGAAGATGTGCCGGACGGTCACCTCGTTCTCGGTGAGCCCCTTTGCTCGGGCCGTCTTGACGAACTCCGCGTGGACGTACTCGAGCGATTCCGCACGCGCATACCGCATCTCGGAGGCGATTGCGGACGTCGAGAGGACGATCACCGGGAGTATCAGTTGGTGGATGTTTTCCAGTGAGAGAAGTCCCGGAACGTCGGTCGTATAGTAGATCGGGAACCACCCGAGAACGACGCCGCCAACGAGGATCAGCATGATCGCAAACCAGAAGTTCGGCAGGCTGATTCCGGTGAACGCAAACAGCGTCGCGGCGTAGTCGCCTTTCGTGTACTGGTGGGTCGCCGAGTAGAGACCGATCGCGAATCCGATGACGACCGAGAGCACCGTCGCTGGCAAGACGTACTGGAACGAGTAGATCCACGAGTTGGCGATGACCTCCGTCACCGGTTGGTTGTACGTCGACGACCAGCCCCAGTCGAACGTCGCCAGTCCGACCATGAAGTTGGTGTATCGTTCCCAGACAGTATCGCCGTGTCCGAGTTGTTGTTCGTACAGTTCTCTGGCTTCGTCTGCGTCCATCCCC of Natrarchaeobaculum sulfurireducens contains these proteins:
- a CDS encoding ABC transporter ATP-binding protein, which encodes MTDEPLLSIRNLRTRFHTDDGVVEAVDGVSFDVARGETVCIVGESGSGKSVTSESITQLIPMPPGEIADGEVYFDGEDVTTLSDGELRALRGGRIGHVFQNPQGALNPVYTVGYQIREAITAHHDVSKADARQRAIDLLEDVGIPEAATRVDDYPHEFSGGMKQRVVIAIALACEPDLLIADEPTTALDVTIEAQILDLLDNLQDEYDVSIVFITHDLGVVAEIADRVVVMYAGKVMEVGTVEDVFETPAHPYTQALLECLPGRSTLEPIPGSLPSPIDPPDGCRFHDRCTYANGECSVGEQPPMYDRSPEHRVSCVHWEPGSDGLPEPGGDRDVSPVAGGDR
- a CDS encoding ABC transporter permease; the encoded protein is MSTDTQPDSTPDVGFEDVDWEQYEGGLELTPIRIATVLSVAVVIAGWVLDSLFGSHRQPIVDAQFGPIEFAPNPGNVEWLFILTVVVLFFYGVVPLYRNPRRTKHYWTELKKNKAAVASLFFLAFVFALAVVGPFVFGRPELDVANAYEPPVFYQYVPGLEGGTWAHPLGTMQSGEDLLQIVVIGARVSMMVGLIGCLIIIVLASAVGTTAAYFGGWVDEVLMRFVDIMLTFPTFFLILFVVYLYGGDLFTIILILGFTTWTATSRLVRSEALQRNEEQYIEAAKNVGASERWIITRHLVPNVSNTIITAATLVIPSLILYEAVLAFLGFGDPNVWSWGRAISEGRSDIQNAWWVATIPGVFLFLTVLAFNFLGDALRDALDPRHQ
- a CDS encoding ABC transporter permease encodes the protein MKAYIAKRLLWTVFATWVTVTITFLLIDFSPISAGGAEFIDQQVQAGMDADEARELYEQQLGHGDTVWERYTNFMVGLATFDWGWSSTYNQPVTEVIANSWIYSFQYVLPATVLSVVIGFAIGLYSATHQYTKGDYAATLFAFTGISLPNFWFAIMLILVGGVVLGWFPIYYTTDVPGLLSLENIHQLILPVIVLSTSAIASEMRYARAESLEYVHAEFVKTARAKGLTENEVTVRHIFRPAMVPLITILVGDILGLLFAGGYVIEYIFGIPGLGLVSYEAIIQQDTPLVLATVLIPVFIAIIGNLVQDICYTVLDPRIEFGDR